Part of the Montipora foliosa isolate CH-2021 chromosome 13, ASM3666993v2, whole genome shotgun sequence genome is shown below.
AACAACAGCACAAGGAGGAACAAGTGGAGAAAATGACTGCATTGATAAAGAATGTAGCTCAAAGAACAATGTGGTGGAAGAGGTAGCACGCGATGAAGGCTCGACAGAGAAACAAACGGTTTCAGTGGCCAAGGAAAAAGTTGTCAAATCAAGTTACTTTCAATCAcaggaaaacaaaagccaagagcATGTGCAGAAAAAGGGCACTAAAGAAGTTTCTGTGAGGTCTGATGCCGTTGTGCTACGTCAGCTCTCCGTCGAGATGTCATCATCAAAAGACAACTTGAAATCCAAGAACTCTTTGAAACGAAGCAATAATGGTACTCTTTTAGGATCAAACAAACGACAGAAGCAGTCAAGCATCCTGTGTTCGTTTGGAAAAGGTACCGACAAATCGAGCCTTATTGGAAAGCAGAAAGGTGTTTTCTGTCCTGTCTGTGAAGTAAAATTCGCAAGCGACGCAAAAAACGCAGATATCAATAAGCACATTGATGGCTGTCTTAGTTGAATAAAACTTTCAGGCAATAGTAGAACCTGGCTGTTTTGTGTTAtcgaaataggccatttccgagttcatgtctgcctcctcttcaaagagagtcaaagtgcgaagtttttgtgatggtaattagttctactttacatatgaactaattttcataacaaaaacttcgcacttagactcgctttcaagaggaagcagacatgaactcggaaatggcctattaatcgTTTGGTGTAGAGCTGCATGCTTGATCAAGAAATGAAAACTCACAGACTATTGTGTTGCTTTGTCTTTGGCTCTTATCTACCGTGAAAAATCGTGATTATTTTGCGGGGATCGGCATCATAAGCTCCTTTCGTTTTTTTggcggcttttctttttgtttcttttctttcgttCATTCATTGTTTCTTTTAAGTTTTGCATGTACATGGTAAATTTTTATGATGATTACCGTTTTCCGTCTTTTTTTTGTCTATTGACTTCACTCTCCCGCCATGTTGATGACTTTGACCTTGGAACCAAGGATGCACACGGACAGTATTCTGTGCGCATGCGTTACGTAGAAGGGCCAAAGTCTCTGGGCACGAGACAGAGCACGAGATGTAGTTTTCAAACTAAACTGCACTTAGCATTGCTTTGAAGAAGCACCGGGAAGAATGGTCCATGAAAGGCAAAATGCAGTCACTCAATGCTTGTGCATTGGTCGTCACCAAATGTCGCTGAAGATATAGATTGCGTGACAAGTCAAGAGAAGTCGTCGACCGACTGAGGGGACAGTGAAATCTAGCTACTCAACCCCCCTTGGTGACACACAGTACTGAATCTGTCATGACATTACGTATTCTTTTATTCCTCgtgtttcattaattaattcacGTCAGGTACACATTAAGTAaggaagaaatatttatttgctgTCTACTCGGCAATTGACTCGGGATCACAATGGCCCTCACCCTGACGTCTCTTCTTAACTCCGTGAAGACGGCCTTCCAAAGCCATTCAAGCGCCATCAGAAATACAACTGCTGCCTTGGTAGTATATGGATTAAACGAGATTGTTAAGAGCGAGGACTTTTTTCAGTGTCCACCAGAGAACTTTACCCTCTATGCCAGCTGTTTTTTCGTCATGCCTGCCTTGTTCTTATTTATGGCCACTCTGTTTCTTCACAGTGGCTTTTGGAACCAGGTTCGTGGATGCTGTTATTACGAATTACCCTACAAACGAGGAGCCAAACgatatttttgctttctttttcctcGCTGGCCCTGCGGCTATGCTCTTGTTGAAGTCTTGTTCCAATGTTCCTTGTCTGGGTTTCTGTGGATATTCTGGGCTTTGTTACAACGAGACTACTTCATCTGTGCTTCACTCGGAGGGACAAAGGAAGCGAAATTGATTAACGCTTCATTCGATGAGAGATTGAAAATCGAAGCAGACTACGCCAATGCTGGTCGAAATTCTCAGATTGCTGCATTATTTTTACTCGGTGGCTCGCTCATTGTTGCCTTTGTTAGCGTTAGTGTTTATCGGTGCTGTTTTCAGCGAGAATTCGGTTCCTTACCAAGCCCATATCAGTATCAAACGCTCGAGTCGGATGCTGCAGTTCAGGCTTTCAAAGAAAACATGGAGAAGCTTGCGCAAGGACAGGGAAAGAGACGAGCTGATATGTACTTTGAGACAATGAACAAGAAAAATCCCTCCGACATACTGAAGAACGCTTATCAAAACCTGATCACGGTGAATAAATTTGACGAAGCGTTTCCATCTCTAGAAGATTACGAGCATCTCCAAGCGCAGGCAGCTGTCACAGCGTTTAAAGAAAGAGTTCAACAGGAAGGCAAACAAAAGGTCGAGTTGACATTTGTGGACACAACTTGGCATGAATACGAAGACACCGACGCGTTTTTGCTTGTACGTAACGCTCACGAGGCCATGGCGGAGAGATATCCACGATCAACAGGCGACAGAACACAGCCATATGTCAAGGAGAAAGACTCAACAGATCACTTCGACGGAAAAGATAGTGGACCATTCAAGCATGCAAAAGTTGGTGACATTGAAATGCTCTGATTTTACTCACAGACAGCAGTGCGAAAGTTGCTCATTTAAGCTCAAATTTCACACTCGATATTGAGACGAACATTGTCTTTTAGGACCTCCATGGTTTAAAAGATAGTGATCATGCTTTTAGGGGCGTAAAAAGCACGAATTTCTTCCTTTGTAAAGATACAGAATGAATTACTGCCTACTGGCGATGAGACAATCAAAACCGCTGAGGCACCCTCATTGCATCCAGAATCAATCCATTAAGATTAGAAGATGCTGGTTCTCTTTAATTTGTGTAGGTCTTGAGGAATATGTTGTAGCACACGTGGAAGAGCGTCTGTGAGCGGAAGTAACGCACAAATTTCAGATGTAATGTCACGCCATAGGGCAGACGTTGCCCATTTCCTGGTGATGGAAAATAACGATCGTGGAGAGCAACCCCTCACATTCAATAGAGCAAAGACATTTGTAGGTCTTGGTCCTTTTTCAAGGCATTTCACCTATAAGTAAgtttgaaaataaacacaaCTAAACACACTGGTTGAGAAAAGAGTTGCTTTAATCTCTGGCTAATATTTCTTATTATCACTCAATAGCTAATTTTATTTtctgagttgctgtttgcctgcCTCGAAACAAGTTAATGTTCATGCGAAATTATTCATATTAAAATGAGGTActt
Proteins encoded:
- the LOC137983243 gene encoding calcium homeostasis modulator protein 6-like, with the translated sequence MALTLTSLLNSVKTAFQSHSSAIRNTTAALVVYGLNEIVKSEDFFQCPPENFTLYASCFFVMPALFLFMATLFLHSGFWNQVRGCCYYELPYKRGAKRYFCFLFPRWPCGYALVEVLFQCSLSGFLWIFWALLQRDYFICASLGGTKEAKLINASFDERLKIEADYANAGRNSQIAALFLLGGSLIVAFVSVSVYRCCFQREFGSLPSPYQYQTLESDAAVQAFKENMEKLAQGQGKRRADMYFETMNKKNPSDILKNAYQNLITVNKFDEAFPSLEDYEHLQAQAAVTAFKERVQQEGKQKVELTFVDTTWHEYEDTDAFLLVRNAHEAMAERYPRSTGDRTQPYVKEKDSTDHFDGKDSGPFKHAKVGDIEML